A window of Thermotoga sp. Mc24 genomic DNA:
TCGAAAGTGCTGTGATGTAGGCGTTCGTTTCTATTTTCACATATCTTCCTATGGTAGTTCTGTTCTCAACAGTGACACCCTTTCCTATCACTGTGTAAGACCCTATTTTTACATCTTCCCTTATCACTACAAGATCTCCCACAAACACGAAATCTTCCAGAATGCTTCCCCGGTATATCACACAGTTGGCACCTATAATCACACCGTTCCCTATTTTGAGAGGAGGAAACTCTTTTTCCTCAGTCACGGCAGATATAACAGACTTGAAGGGAAGTTTTCCGAGAACTGTGCCGTCGAAAATAACGCAGTCGTCACCCACGATCGTTCCTTCTCTGATCACTACATTGTGGCCTATCATCACATTCCTTCCTATAACCACATCATCTTCTATCACCACGTTGCGCCCTATTTTTGCGTTTTCTCCTATTTTGGCCCTGCTTGAAATAAAACTCATAACTTAACCTCCTTCTCGGATTATCCGAAAAAATTTTACCACCCCTCGTTGTTACAAACATTTAACATTAAAATCCCTAAAGTCTCTTCCGATTAAAGATAATGGAAAGCCCGGCGCCGGGTACAGGGAAGT
This region includes:
- a CDS encoding N-acetyltransferase, with translation MSFISSRAKIGENAKIGRNVVIEDDVVIGRNVMIGHNVVIREGTIVGDDCVIFDGTVLGKLPFKSVISAVTEEKEFPPLKIGNGVIIGANCVIYRGSILEDFVFVGDLVVIREDVKIGSYTVIGKGVTVENRTTIGRYVKIETNAYITALSTIEDYCFIAPEVTFTNDNFLGRTEERKKFFKGPTLKKGARIGANATILPGVVVGEDALVAAGSVVTRDVPDRKIVMGIPARVVRDVPEEQLLDNQSYYKEESS